One Glycine soja cultivar W05 chromosome 2, ASM419377v2, whole genome shotgun sequence genomic region harbors:
- the LOC114374946 gene encoding uncharacterized protein LOC114374946, whose amino-acid sequence MEGEASFSHITLPIFDGENYDLWEVKMQSYMESLDLWDVVKEDYEIYSLPENLTMAQIKNHKERKMKKAKARSCLFTGVSQMIFIRIMTLKSPKAIWDYLKEEYAGDDRIRSMQVLNLRREFELQSMQESETIKEYSNKLLSIANKIKLLGSDFADSRIIEKILVTVPERYEASIASLENTKDLSKITLAEVLHALQAQEQRRLMRQDRVIEGALPAKHHEVDESKKIFFKKNQPASSENNASNQNKGKDKKKNYPPYQHCGKLGHPPYKCWKQPDAKCNKCNQLGHEAIICPSC is encoded by the coding sequence ATGGAAGGTGAAGCAAGTTTTTCccacataactcttccaatctttgatggaGAGAATTATGACCTTTGGGAAGTGAAAATGCAATCCTACATGGAGTCTTTGGATTTGTGGGATGTTGTGAAAGaggattatgaaatatattCGCTGCCTGAAAATCTCACCATggcccaaattaaaaatcacaaggaaagaaagatgaagaaggcaaaggcgAGGTCATGTTTGTTTACTGGTGTTTCACAAATGATATTCATCAGAATTATGACTCTTAAATCACCCAAAGCAATTTGGGATTATCTGAAAGAGGAATACGCTGGAGATGATAGAATACGAAGCATGCAAGTGCTGAATTTAAGGAGGGAATTTGAGCTTCAAAGTATGCAAGAGTCAgagacaatcaaagaatactcaAACAAATTGTTGAGTATTGCCAACAAGATAAAGTTGTTGGGAAGTGATTTTGCTGATTCGAGAATTATAGAGAAAATTTTGGTAACGGTGCCGGAGAGGTATGAAGCATCTATAGCTTCATTGGAGAACACAAAGGATCTGTCGAAAATCACATTGGCAGAAGTGCTACATGCCCTGCAAGCTCAAGAGCAGCGAAGGTTGATGAGGCAAGATCGTGTTATCGAAGGTGCTTTGCCCGCCAAACATCATGAAGTTGATGAaagtaaaaagatttttttcaagaaaaatcagCCAGCAAGCAGCGAAAATAATGCAAGCAATCAAAACAAAGgcaaggataaaaagaaaaattatccaccTTATCAGCATTGCGGAAAATTGGGTCACCCACCATACAAATGTTGGAAACAGCCAGACGCAAAGTGCAACAAGTGCAATCAGCTTGGACACGAAGCTATAATATGCCCAAGTTGTTGA
- the LOC114374956 gene encoding protein MAIN-LIKE 1-like, with translation MTADHVDESVIPAPDVQDDPMEAPAAVEDIPADAGVEAAEDRPQGFPGGPSDPSVLTAYADRVACSVWTGEECPELKLSSYGRKAHSLGRPAPAIEGLIAGTGLSPLIACSVDTNDQGLLSAFVERWHRETSSFHLPVGELTITLDDISSLLHLPVIGDLHAFEPLHVDNAVQMLVDLLMVSPESARAETVQCRGPYVRLQWVRDIYQRRCQAGHWTVAGRAYLLHLLGCTLFANKSATNVHVVYLEALRDLSMTKRYAWGVAALVHMYDQLNDASMSHSRQLGGYITLLQCWIYEHFPLVAESTADQDYDEASPRACRWIATKKTVKSIRTPSYRERLDRLRIPDGYWIPYGKHREVQDFHVRSCYSGLLRWGPVAVYYRSERFVRQFGYTQTIPDPPVDSWVSYDDIHNRWMHYEDHIVPAGEVCVVPGACSSDYINWFFRISHPFMTPGHALDPLPHGHAPQPRVVPQEHRRHLRRSPDMQWVVFGVGNKVEDNLSVGGDVEDGVVVFEVDSKEVVIVGHTDGAEAVTDNKGLDIF, from the exons ATGACTGCGGATCACGTCGATGAGTCAGTCATCCCTGCGCCAGATGTTCAGGATGACCCGATGGAGGCACCAGCTGCTGTGGAGGACATTCCTGCGGACGCAGGCGTAGAGGCGGCTGAGGATCGGCCTCAGGGATTTCCGGGTGGTCCGAGCGACCCATCTGTGTTGACAGCATATGCGGATCGCGTTGCTTGCAGCGTATGGACGGGAGAg gagtGTCCTGAATTGAAGCTATCCTCTTATGGGAGGAAGGCCCACAGTTTAGGCAGGCCTGCCCCTGCCATTGAGGGACTTATTGCTGGTACAGGACTAAGTCCTCTGATCGCGTGTTCGGTAGACACCAACGATCAGGGACTTTTGTCCGCGTTTGTGGAGCGGTGGCACCGGGAGACTTCTAGTTTCCATCTCCCGGTAGGAGAGCTCACCATCACATTGGACGACATCTCCTCTCTTCTCCATCTTCCCGTTATTGGCGACTTACACGCATTTGAGCCCTTGCACGTGGACAATGCGGTTCAGATGCTGGTGGACTTGTTGATGGTCTCTCCAGAGTCTGCTAGGGCTGAGACAGTCCAGTGTCGCGGACCGTACGTACGCCTGCAATGGGTACGTGATATATATCAGCGCCGATGCCAGGCAGGTCATTGGACAGTTGCGGGTCGCGCATATCTTCTTCACCTACTGGGTTGCACtctgtttgctaacaagagtgcaaccaatGTCCATGTTGTCTACTTGGAGGCCCTTCGTGACCTCAGTATGACAAAGAGGTACGCCTGGGGAGTGGCTGCTTTGGTTCATATGTACGACCAGCTGAACGATGCATCTATGAGCCACAGTCGACAGCTTGGCGGTTACATCACACTGCTGCAg TGCTGGATTTACGAGCACTTTCCCTTGGTCGCGGAGTCCACCGCTGATCAGGACTACGACGAGGCTTCTCCGCGTGCGTGCAGGTGGATTGCGACGAAGAAGACCGTGAAGAGCATTCGCACGCCGTCGTATAGGGAGCGCCTGGACCGACTCCGGATTCCGGATGGCTATTGGATCCCTTATGGGAAGCATCGGGAGGTCCAGGACTTCCACGTCAGATCATGCTATTCCGGTCTCTTGCGCTGGGGGCCTGTTGCTGTTTATTACCGATCGGAGAGGTTCGTGCGGCAGTTTGGCTACACGCAGACCATTCCTGATCCTCCTGTCGATTCATGGGTCTCGTATGATGATATACACAATAGGTGGATGCACTACGAGGATCATATCGTACCTGCAGGTGAGGTGTGCGTTGTGCCAGGGGCGTGTTCCAGTGATTACATCAATTGGTTCTTCCGCATCTCCCATCCTTTCATGACACCAGGCCACGCATTAGATCCTCTGCCTCATGGTCATGCCCCGCAGCCTCGAGTCGTCCCTCAGGAGCATCGTCGACATCTACGGAGGAGCccagacatgcagtg GGTTGTGTTTGGAGTTGGCAATAAGGTGGAGGACAACCTCAGTGTCGGAGGTGATGTTGAAGATGGAGTCGTTGTCTTCGAGGTTGATTCAAAGGAGGTTGTCATTGTGGGTCACACTGACGGAGCTGAAGCAGTAACTGACAACAAAGGGCTAGACATTTTTTAG